The Apostichopus japonicus isolate 1M-3 chromosome 20, ASM3797524v1, whole genome shotgun sequence genome contains a region encoding:
- the LOC139961919 gene encoding uncharacterized protein isoform X1: protein MTEMFTSITEKGRKKVVHPSDSLEPPESMAQQEECFVNQSSPEDPQSSGGSLQNGSSSKVFQVDGLPQTILFGNETLQDPQKCSPTTGGSLQDLSSPEDPQSSGESRQNGSPAKGFQINHGLTQESFFDQGGINSDSHETLQDPQMCSPIGGGFLQDLSSPEDPQSSGGSRQNGSPAKGFQMDPGLLQISFFGNERILTTLVKLLPAVPDWVYQKTSGKVGKILPDWLAFWKTFSAISCKFPMMKILIFIIFSSVLGTVSGQTCLDCIVLVDPTDCCDNTQGCSKYRCLNLSSGNPSSLPYDLGVNFPNVHELHLANNKFVLVPDRAIRGFTQLNLVDLDGNNIGSFSESYASLRTLTVLSLMQNIITKLPNYFNRMLPNLKTAYFGNNMITEVPYLDLDLNHLNLSILGLENNPLEKLNLEQFNRPDTVSAITATNNDILVYVNGRSSPLKIIIQGSNLTCDENIYKFHQSIYVNGTISCEYRNGSKGEVSLLHVIQTDPVVTTSVPTTPSVPTQNNSNVAVIVPVVLVVVGLVIAGLVIC from the exons ATGACAGAAATG TTTACAAGCATCACCGAAAAGGGAAGAAAGAAAGTTGTCCATCCTTCCGACTCATTGGAACCACCAGAGAGCATG GCACAACAGGAAGAATGTTTTGTCAACCAATCTTCACCAGAGGACCCACAGTCCAGTGGCGGAAGTCTACAAAAtggatcttcttcaaaagtcTTTCAGGTGGATGGTTTACCACAAACAATTTTGTTTG GGAATGAAACTCTGCAGGATCCACAAAAGTGTTCACCAACTACTGGTGGCTCCCTACAAGACCTATCTTCACCAGAGGACCCACAGTCCAGTGGCGAAAGTCGACAAAATGGATCACCTGCGAAAGGCTTTCAGATAAATCATGGTTTAACACAAGAAAGTTTCTTTG ATCAAGGGGGAATAAATTCTGACAGCCATGAAACTCTGCAAGATCCACAAATGTGTTCACCAATTGGTGGTGGCTTCCTACAAGATCTATCTTCACCAGAGGACCCACAGTCCAGTGGTGGAAGTCGACAAAATGGATCACCTGCGAAAGGCTTTCAGATGGATCCTGGTTTACTACAAATAAGTTTCTTCG GAAATGAACGCATTTTGACCACCCTGGTGAAACTTTTACCAGCAGTCCCAGATTGGGTTTATC AGAAAACCTCGGGAAAAGTGGGTAAGATTTTACCAGACTGGCTTGCTTTCTGGAAGACCTTCTCAGCCATATCATGTAAATTTCCTATGATGAAAATACtcattttcatcatattttcaaGCGTCTTGGGCACTGTTTCAGGTCAGACTTGTCTGGATTGCATCGTCCTTGTTGATCCTACAGACTGCTGTGATAATACACAAGGCTGTTCAAAATATCGATGTTTGAATCTGTCTTCAGGTAATCCATCTTCCCTTCCATATGATTTGGGTGTAAATTTCCCAAATGTCCATGAACTACATCTGGCTAACAATAAGTTTGTTTTGGTGCCAGATCGAGCAATCAGAGGATTCACACAGTTAAACTTGGTAGACTTGGATGGTAACAATATAGGCAGTTTTAGTGAAAGTTATGCTTCCTTGCGAACCTTAACAGTGCTGTCTTTGATGCAAAACATAATCACTAAACTGCCAAATTATTTTAACAGAATGTTGCCAAACTTGAAGACTGCTTACTTTGGGAACAACATGATAACGGAAGTACCTTACTTAGACTTAGACTTGAACCACTTAAACTTAAGTATTCTAGGGTTGGAGAACAACCCTTTGGAAAAACTGAACCTTGAGCAGTTCAACAGGCCCGATACAGTTAGTGCGATAACAGCCACTAACAATGACATATTGGTCTATGTTAATGGACGCAGTAGCCCCCTTAAAATCATTATCCAGGGAAGTAACTTGACCTGTGACGAAAACATTTATAAATTCCATCAATCCATTTATGTAAATGGAACTATCAGTTGCGAATATAGAAATGGAAGCAAAGGTGAAGTCAGCCTCTTACATGTGATCCAAACTGACCCTGTGGTTACTACTAGTGTCCCAACTACACCATCTGTTCCCACCCAAAACAATTCAAATGTGGCAGTAATTGTGCCGGTGGTGCTGGTGGTAGTAGGTTTAGTAATAGCTGGTTTggttatatgttaa
- the LOC139961919 gene encoding uncharacterized protein isoform X3 has translation MFTMITEKEREKVVPTSDALEPPESKAQQEECFVNQSLPEDTPSSGGSLQHGSPSKDFQMDGSPQTSFFDQGGINSDSHETLQDPQMCSPIGGGFLQDLSSPEDPQSSGGSRQNGSPAKGFQMDPGLLQISFFGNERILTTLVKLLPAVPDWVYQKTSGKVGKILPDWLAFWKTFSAISCKFPMMKILIFIIFSSVLGTVSGQTCLDCIVLVDPTDCCDNTQGCSKYRCLNLSSGNPSSLPYDLGVNFPNVHELHLANNKFVLVPDRAIRGFTQLNLVDLDGNNIGSFSESYASLRTLTVLSLMQNIITKLPNYFNRMLPNLKTAYFGNNMITEVPYLDLDLNHLNLSILGLENNPLEKLNLEQFNRPDTVSAITATNNDILVYVNGRSSPLKIIIQGSNLTCDENIYKFHQSIYVNGTISCEYRNGSKGEVSLLHVIQTDPVVTTSVPTTPSVPTQNNSNVAVIVPVVLVVVGLVIAGLVIC, from the exons ATG TTTACGATGATCACCgaaaaggaaagagagaaagTTGTCCCTACGTCTGACGCATTGGAACCACCAGAGAGCAAg GCACAACAGGAAGAATGTTTTGTCAACCAATCTTTACCAGAGGACACACCGTCCAGTGGCGGAAGTCTACAACATGGATCTCCTTCAAAAGACTTTCAGATGGATGGTTCACCACAAACAAGTTTCTTTG ATCAAGGGGGAATAAATTCTGACAGCCATGAAACTCTGCAAGATCCACAAATGTGTTCACCAATTGGTGGTGGCTTCCTACAAGATCTATCTTCACCAGAGGACCCACAGTCCAGTGGTGGAAGTCGACAAAATGGATCACCTGCGAAAGGCTTTCAGATGGATCCTGGTTTACTACAAATAAGTTTCTTCG GAAATGAACGCATTTTGACCACCCTGGTGAAACTTTTACCAGCAGTCCCAGATTGGGTTTATC AGAAAACCTCGGGAAAAGTGGGTAAGATTTTACCAGACTGGCTTGCTTTCTGGAAGACCTTCTCAGCCATATCATGTAAATTTCCTATGATGAAAATACtcattttcatcatattttcaaGCGTCTTGGGCACTGTTTCAGGTCAGACTTGTCTGGATTGCATCGTCCTTGTTGATCCTACAGACTGCTGTGATAATACACAAGGCTGTTCAAAATATCGATGTTTGAATCTGTCTTCAGGTAATCCATCTTCCCTTCCATATGATTTGGGTGTAAATTTCCCAAATGTCCATGAACTACATCTGGCTAACAATAAGTTTGTTTTGGTGCCAGATCGAGCAATCAGAGGATTCACACAGTTAAACTTGGTAGACTTGGATGGTAACAATATAGGCAGTTTTAGTGAAAGTTATGCTTCCTTGCGAACCTTAACAGTGCTGTCTTTGATGCAAAACATAATCACTAAACTGCCAAATTATTTTAACAGAATGTTGCCAAACTTGAAGACTGCTTACTTTGGGAACAACATGATAACGGAAGTACCTTACTTAGACTTAGACTTGAACCACTTAAACTTAAGTATTCTAGGGTTGGAGAACAACCCTTTGGAAAAACTGAACCTTGAGCAGTTCAACAGGCCCGATACAGTTAGTGCGATAACAGCCACTAACAATGACATATTGGTCTATGTTAATGGACGCAGTAGCCCCCTTAAAATCATTATCCAGGGAAGTAACTTGACCTGTGACGAAAACATTTATAAATTCCATCAATCCATTTATGTAAATGGAACTATCAGTTGCGAATATAGAAATGGAAGCAAAGGTGAAGTCAGCCTCTTACATGTGATCCAAACTGACCCTGTGGTTACTACTAGTGTCCCAACTACACCATCTGTTCCCACCCAAAACAATTCAAATGTGGCAGTAATTGTGCCGGTGGTGCTGGTGGTAGTAGGTTTAGTAATAGCTGGTTTggttatatgttaa
- the LOC139961919 gene encoding uncharacterized protein isoform X2, which translates to MTEMFTSITEKGRKKVVHPSDSLEPPESMAQQEECFVNQSSPEDPQSSGGSLQNGSSSKVFQVDGLPQTILFGNETLQDPQKCSPTTGGSLQDLSSPEDPQSSGESRQNGSPAKGFQINHGLTQESFFGNVFLLTTPVKLLLAVLYWVYQILILFLPGRHAFRKKTSSAISCKFSMNCVLFLSILSCVFGTGAGETCLDCIDLADPIDCYRRNANDCSEYQFLNLSSSNRSDLPSDLSVGFSNVHELHLANNNFVQIPDRAIRGFTKLNLVDFEGNNISSFNESYASLRTLTVLSLMQNIITKLPNYFNRMFPNLKTAYFGNNMITEVPYLDLDLDLDLNHSNFSILGLENNPLEKLNLEQFNRPDTVSTITATNNDILVYVNGRSSPLQIIIQGSNLICEENIYEFHQSIDVNGTISCKYRNGSKGEISLLHVTKTDPVVTTSVPTTPSVPNQNNLNVAVILSVVLVVLVVVALVIAVLVIYYLKFRKQQASSEPGSTDFTSVSDQTSEQILKLKESSDSKCTRW; encoded by the exons ATGACAGAAATG TTTACAAGCATCACCGAAAAGGGAAGAAAGAAAGTTGTCCATCCTTCCGACTCATTGGAACCACCAGAGAGCATG GCACAACAGGAAGAATGTTTTGTCAACCAATCTTCACCAGAGGACCCACAGTCCAGTGGCGGAAGTCTACAAAAtggatcttcttcaaaagtcTTTCAGGTGGATGGTTTACCACAAACAATTTTGTTTG GGAATGAAACTCTGCAGGATCCACAAAAGTGTTCACCAACTACTGGTGGCTCCCTACAAGACCTATCTTCACCAGAGGACCCACAGTCCAGTGGCGAAAGTCGACAAAATGGATCACCTGCGAAAGGCTTTCAGATAAATCATGGTTTAACACAAGAAAGTTTCTTTG GAAATGTATTCCTTTTGACCACCCCGGTGAAACTTTTACTAGCAGTCTTATATTGGGTTTATC AGATCCTCATTCTTTTTCTACCAGGCCGGCATGCTTTTCGGAAGAAGACCTCCTCAGCCATATCATGTAAATTTTCTATGAATTGTGTACTCTTCCTCTCCATACTTTCATGCGTCTTCGGCACTGGTGCAGGTGAAACTTGTCTGGATTGCATCGACCTTGCTGATCCTATAGACTGCTATCGAAGAAATGCAAATGACTGTTCAGAATATCAATTTTTGAATCTGTCTTCAAGTAATCGATCTGACCTTCCATCTGATTTGAGTGTCGGTTTCTCAAATGTCCATGAACTACATCTGGCTAACAATAACTTTGTTCAGATTCCAGATCGAGCAATCAGAGGATTCACAAAGTTAAACTTGGTAGACTTCGAGGGTAACAACATAAGCAGTTTTAATGAAAGTTATGCTTCCTTGCGAACCTTAACAGTGCTGTCTTTGATGCAAAACATAATCACTAAACTGCCAAATTATTTTAACAGAATGTTCCCAAACTTGAAGACTGCTTACTTTGGGAACAACATGATAACGGAAGTACCTTACTTAGACTTAGACTTAGACTTAGACTTGAACCACTCAAACTTTAGTATTCTAGGGTTGGAGAACAACCCTTTGGAAAAACTGAACCTTGAGCAGTTCAACAGGCCCGATACAGTTAGCACGATAACAGCCACTAACAATGACATATTGGTCTATGTTAATGGACGCAGTAGCCCCCTTCAAATCATTATCCAGGGAAGTAACTTGATCtgtgaagaaaacatttatgaattcCATCAATCCATTGATGTGAATGGAACTATCAGTTGCAAATATAGAAATGGAAGCAAAGGTGAAATCAGCCTCTTACATGTGACCAAAACTGACCCTGTGGTTACTACTAGTGTCCCAACTACACCATCTGTTCCcaaccaaaacaatttaaatgtGGCAGTAATTTTGTCGGTGGTGCTGGTGGTGCTGGTGGTGGTAGCTTTAGTAATAGCTGTTTTGGTTATATATTATCTAAAGTTTAGAAAGCAACAAGCCAGTTCAGAGCCTGGGTCCACAGATTTCACCTCTGTGTCCGACCAAACTTcagaacaaatattaaaattgaaagAGTCGAGTGACAGCAAATGCACAAGGTGGTAG